A single Chloracidobacterium sp. DNA region contains:
- a CDS encoding thymidine kinase, producing the protein MVEEFAFDNTEERRKVRQNGTGWVEVIAGSMFSGKSEELIRRLTRARIARQRVQVFKPKIDARYSHEEIASHSGQTHDSTPVSTTAEMMAQVLDDTQVVGIDEGQFFDAAIIDAVNKLAAEGRRVIVAGLDQDYTGKPFDPMPQLLSIAEFITKTHAICVKCGATANYSQRTVESDARVEVGAADKYEARCRMCFIPHADSPTRHD; encoded by the coding sequence ATGGTAGAAGAATTTGCGTTCGATAACACCGAAGAACGCCGCAAAGTACGACAAAACGGAACAGGATGGGTCGAGGTGATCGCGGGATCGATGTTTTCGGGCAAATCCGAAGAATTGATCCGTCGTCTAACGCGGGCCCGCATCGCCCGTCAAAGGGTGCAGGTATTTAAGCCCAAGATCGACGCCCGTTATTCGCACGAGGAGATCGCCTCACACTCCGGCCAGACACACGATTCGACACCGGTTTCGACAACCGCTGAGATGATGGCTCAGGTGCTGGATGACACACAGGTGGTGGGGATCGACGAAGGACAGTTTTTTGATGCGGCGATCATCGACGCGGTCAATAAACTCGCCGCCGAGGGGCGACGAGTGATCGTCGCCGGACTCGATCAGGATTACACAGGTAAACCGTTTGACCCGATGCCGCAGTTACTGTCGATCGCCGAGTTTATCACCAAGACACACGCGATCTGTGTAAAGTGTGGTGCGACCGCTAACTACTCGCAACGAACCGTCGAGTCGGATGCCCGCGTCGAGGTCGGTGCCGCCGACAAATATGAGGCTCGATGCCGGATGTGCTTTATCCCGCACGCCGACTCGCCCACGCGTCACGACTAA